The following are from one region of the Watersipora subatra unplaced genomic scaffold, tzWatSuba1.1 SCAFFOLD_105, whole genome shotgun sequence genome:
- the LOC137410199 gene encoding uncharacterized protein, whose protein sequence is MASSSKDSDHLNGVGEVETDIPRGDMMIDLAKILDGIHLQGQINAMESKESKVEDSKEEIQPETSVVRVVPSRDARCEESKVEEPKEEVQLESSGKSANDDQLAGSEPKVQIGNDNQPAGSEPKVQNGNDDQLAGSEPKVSDNPVAMEEELEKADWYGDIASMEEGDLLNEDEVD, encoded by the exons ATGGCGTCTAGTTCTAAGGATTCTGACCACTTGAATGGCGTaggagaagtagagacagaTATTCCCCGGGGAGATATGATGATAGATCTAGCAAAAATTCTAGATGGTATCCATCTCCAGGGGCAGATAAATGCTATG GAGTCAaaggagagtaaggttgaggatTCCAAAGAGGAGATCCAACCTGAAACCTCCGTTGTGAGAGTAGTCCCTAGCAGAGATGCTCGTTGTgaggagagtaaggttgaggaaccCAAAGAGGAGGTCCAACTTGAAAGCTCCGGAAAGAGTGccaatgacgaccagcttgctggttccgAGCCAAAAGTTCAGATTGGCAATGACAACCAGCCTGCTGGTTCCGAGCCAAAAGTCCAGAatggcaatgacgaccagcttgctggttctgagccaaaagtttcAGATAACCCGGTGGCAATGGAGGAGGAACTTGAGAAGGCCGATTGGTATGGGGATATTGCCAGTATGGAGGAAGGTGATTTGCTAAATGAAGATGAGGTAGATTGA